A stretch of the Halorussus vallis genome encodes the following:
- a CDS encoding phosphoribosyltransferase — MFRDRTDAGRRLAELLVERGVEADVVLGIPRGGLPVARPVADALDAPLDVVVASKIGAPHNPELAVGAVASDGSLWRNDALVDRLGVDEAYISRERERESEAAREKLERYRGEREPPDLDGKRVVVVDDGLATGATTVAALRQVRAAGADHVLLAVPVGSPDSVERVRAEADEVICAETPPNFSAVGQFYDRFDQVSDEEAMAYLDR; from the coding sequence GAACGAGGCGTCGAGGCCGACGTGGTGCTCGGGATTCCGCGGGGCGGACTCCCGGTCGCGCGGCCGGTCGCCGACGCGCTCGACGCGCCGCTGGACGTGGTGGTCGCGTCGAAGATCGGCGCGCCGCACAACCCCGAACTCGCCGTCGGCGCGGTGGCGAGCGACGGGAGTCTCTGGCGCAACGACGCCCTCGTCGACCGACTCGGGGTGGACGAGGCGTACATCTCGCGCGAGCGCGAGCGCGAGAGCGAGGCGGCCCGCGAGAAACTCGAACGCTACCGCGGCGAGCGCGAACCGCCCGACCTGGACGGAAAGCGGGTCGTGGTCGTCGACGACGGTCTGGCCACCGGCGCGACGACCGTCGCGGCGCTCCGGCAGGTTCGGGCCGCCGGGGCCGACCACGTCCTGCTGGCGGTACCGGTCGGGTCGCCCGACTCGGTCGAACGCGTGCGTGCCGAGGCCGACGAGGTAATCTGCGCGGAGACGCCACCGAACTTCTCCGCGGTCGGGCAGTTCTACGACCGGTTCGACCAGGTATCCGACGAGGAAGCGATGGCGTACCTCGACCGGTAA